From the genome of Bradyrhizobium sp. ORS 278:
CTTCGACGTGGCTGCCGCCGGTGCGGAAGGCGCGGGCGCGGCTGTCTGCTGAGCCAGGGCAGCCGGTCCTTGCGCGCTTCTGGCTGCGGTCTGGCTCGTCGGACCTTGTGACGCGCCCTGCGGCGCGGTGGCAGCCTGGCCAGGTCTCGGCGAGGTGGCGGCCTGCTCGGCATGCGCCACGGCGCCGACCGAGACGGCTGCGATCACCGCTCCTACGGAGAGAACGTTCCTGAACATGTTGCTGCACACCCCTTGGTAGTTAATTTGCCTGTCATGCTTCTAATCTCAACGGGGCTGATTTGAGACCGCGCGTCGGCTCAATGCTGAAACGTCGATGCGACGGCGCGGGCTATGCGATGTATCAGATCGATGCGCGCCGACGTGACTTATCGGCACGGATTGATTCGCCGGCGGCTAACTATCTGAAAGCCTTGAACCGACAGGATGCAGCGCACGCGGCGCGTTACGTTGGCAACCAGTGCGGTCACGCAATTGCCGTGGTTCGGACTTGCATCAATTCTAATGAGTTGCCTTCGGCCTGGCGATCGGTGGAACGAGCATGCGCTTGGATCGCGTGCACGCGTCTCGAAAAAATCGCAGGCGATTCGACATCCGAGGTGATGATGTCACGCACGGCTCTGGTGCGACACTGCCGCCGTCAGCGGTCGCAAGGGCGCCCGCCGCGTCCGGATCGGACCTGCCCCTCAGGTCTCCGCCCAGTAGCGGATCAGATTGTGGTAGAGGCCGGTCAACCGCACCATCTCCGGATCGTCCCGGCCCATGCGCTGCGACAATCCCTGGATCGTCGTGTCGAGATCGAAGATCATGCTGCGCGCGAGCGGATCACGGATCATGCTCTGCAACCAGAAGAACGAGGCGACCCGGACGCCGCGCGTCACCGGCGTCACCATGTGCAGGCTCGAGGCCGGATACAGCACGAGATCGCCGGCGGGCAGCTTGACCTCGTGCGATCCGTAGAGGTCCTCGATCACGAGCTCGCCGCCGTCATATTCGTCGGGCTCGGACAGAAACAGCGTGACGGAGAGATCTGTTCGGATGCGCAGCCCGGTCAGCTTGTCGCCGCGCACCGCGTTGTCGACGTGAATGCCGAATTGATGGCCGGCGTCGGCGGCGTAGCGGTTGAACAGCGGCGGAAAGATCTGCTGCGGAATCGCGGCGGCGAGGAAGCGCGGATTGGCGGTCATCGCCGAGATGATGCGGTGGCCGAGCCTGCGCGCGACCTCGCTGTCGGGCGGCAGCTGCTCGTTGCGCTTGACCATGGCCGACTGGGCGCCGGCCGTCGAGCGGCCGTCCTCCCAATCGCTTTCGGCCATGATGTGGCGGAACTCCGCCACATCGTCTTTGCTCAGGATACCGGGGACACAGATCAGCATGAACGCGTCGACTCGATAGGTGCCACCGGTTGTGACCCGTCGGATCGCGCCATCAGAAGCGGCCCGACAGGACGATCGACGCGCTTCTGCCCGGGCCGACGAAGGTGAACGGCGCGGAGCTCTGATAGAAGGCGTCGTAGTAGAGCTTGTCGAAGATGTTGGCGACGAACACCTTGGCGGTCCAATGCTTGTCGAGCTTGGCTTCCGCAAAGGCGTCGAAGCGCCAGTAGCTCGGCAACTCTGTGCCCTGGTTAGCCGCGAGCCAGGTGCCGCCGTAGATCTTGGAGCGGTAGACGGCCTGGCCGCCGATCTCCCAAGTGTCGTTGATCTCGTACTTCGTCAAAAGGCTGAACGACTGGTGTGCGGTGTTGGCGAGCTGCAGGCCGACATTGCTTCTGAACAGCGCCGTGTTGGCCGGCAGGATGTTCGACTTGGTGACCTCCGACTCCATCAGCACGAGGCCGCCGAAGATGCTCCATTTGTCGGTCAGCTTGCCGCCGGCCTGGAGATCGATGCCGCGGATGCGGTAGGCGGCGCCGGCCGAGATGCATGGAACGTTGCCCGAGGTCGCCGTGTAGGGGCACGCCGCCGTCGCAGTCTTGGCGCTGGTGACATTGAAGGATTCGCGGGCATTCTCCTTCTCGGTCTGGAACAGCGCGCCGGTGACCAGCAGGCGCCCATCGAGCAGCTCCCATTTGGTGCCGATCTCGATCGACGTGTTTTTCTCAGGCCCGAACACCTGGTTGGCGCCGCCATTGGTGACCGCCGTCAGGCCGCCATAGGCGGCGCTGAGACCGTCGAACTCCGCGCCGACCGGATTCGACGACGTCGCATAGGCCGCGTAGACGCTGGCATAGGGTACGGGCTTCAAGGTCAGGCCGAGATTGAAGTTTGGCAGGCCGCTGGAGGCGGCCGTGGAGCCCGGCGTGTTGGCGACGCCGTTGACGGTGCCGAAGCCATCGACCCGGACGTCATATTTGTCGTAGCGGACGCCGCCGTTGAGGATCACCAGGTCGCGATAGTTGACGCTGTCGAGCGCATAGACGCTCACCGTGTCGACCCTCAGGTTGGTCGGAAACTGGCTCAGCGACGGAATGCCGAACGGCAAGTTGGTGTACTGCGGATTGAACACGCTCACCCCCGAGAGCGAGCCGTTGCCCGAGAAGGTCAGGCCCTGCTGCTCCGAGGTCAGGCCGGTGTAGCTGTTGATGATGGCCTTTTCCTGCGACACTTCGAGGCCGGCGACCAGCGTGTGCTTGAAAGCGCCGGTATCGAACTTGTAGGTCGCATCGAGCTGATTGGCGAGCACGTCGGTCTGCTGGAAGCGGCTCTGCGGATTGGCGCGGATCACCGAGTTCTGGATCGGGTCGGTGATCGTCGCACCCTCCGGCAGCGTGCCGATGTAGTTCAAGGTAGAACGCGACACCCGGATCTTGTCCGAGATCGTCAGGTCCGGGGTGACCTTCACCTCGGCGTTGACCGTGCCGATGTCCTGGCCGATGCGCTGGAAGTCGCGGTTGGCGAAGCCGTACCAGGCGTTGCGCGGCGAGCCGACCTCCGGGAATGGCGCGCCGGCCACGAGATTGTTCGGCCGGTAGTAAGGCACGCCGAAGTCAGGACGGCCGGAGACCTCGGTGTGGATGTAGTTGGTGGCGAGCGTCACCGTGTCGAGCGGCGTCCATTTGGTGGCGATGAAGCCGCCATTGCGGTTGTCGGTAACGTAGTCACGGCCG
Proteins encoded in this window:
- a CDS encoding TonB-dependent siderophore receptor, with product MGKAVFPRSLRGATWQGSWQEAEPSADMSGVKVSAVASLIAVASFSSAEAQQAPLPSVTVEAPVARPKPQASRPTADQTRARDAMRRAARQQQQQQAAAPKPSLPPDRNPYSSPASDYKGERLQASGKFPEKLLNTPKTVTVLSKEILADKNSTSLKSAVLSTAGVTLGTGEGGNAFGDRFFIRGFDARNDVFIDGVRDAGVSVRENFFTEQVEILRGPASSFAGRGTTGGAINIVTKQATTENSFYNMDTTLGTDQTKRVVIDVNQKITPTFAARVGGLFQDAGVAGRDYVTDNRNGGFIATKWTPLDTVTLATNYIHTEVSGRPDFGVPYYRPNNLVAGAPFPEVGSPRNAWYGFANRDFQRIGQDIGTVNAEVKVTPDLTISDKIRVSRSTLNYIGTLPEGATITDPIQNSVIRANPQSRFQQTDVLANQLDATYKFDTGAFKHTLVAGLEVSQEKAIINSYTGLTSEQQGLTFSGNGSLSGVSVFNPQYTNLPFGIPSLSQFPTNLRVDTVSVYALDSVNYRDLVILNGGVRYDKYDVRVDGFGTVNGVANTPGSTAASSGLPNFNLGLTLKPVPYASVYAAYATSSNPVGAEFDGLSAAYGGLTAVTNGGANQVFGPEKNTSIEIGTKWELLDGRLLVTGALFQTEKENARESFNVTSAKTATAACPYTATSGNVPCISAGAAYRIRGIDLQAGGKLTDKWSIFGGLVLMESEVTKSNILPANTALFRSNVGLQLANTAHQSFSLLTKYEINDTWEIGGQAVYRSKIYGGTWLAANQGTELPSYWRFDAFAEAKLDKHWTAKVFVANIFDKLYYDAFYQSSAPFTFVGPGRSASIVLSGRF
- a CDS encoding Fe2+-dependent dioxygenase, translating into MLICVPGILSKDDVAEFRHIMAESDWEDGRSTAGAQSAMVKRNEQLPPDSEVARRLGHRIISAMTANPRFLAAAIPQQIFPPLFNRYAADAGHQFGIHVDNAVRGDKLTGLRIRTDLSVTLFLSEPDEYDGGELVIEDLYGSHEVKLPAGDLVLYPASSLHMVTPVTRGVRVASFFWLQSMIRDPLARSMIFDLDTTIQGLSQRMGRDDPEMVRLTGLYHNLIRYWAET